From the Cyanobacteriota bacterium genome, the window AGCAAATCCGTGAAGCCCAAAATAATCATGTTCTCGCGCTTACGCCATGTTTCATAGCGTTTTAGTACAGCTAGGCTGCCAATGTCTTCACCGCGTTGGTGGGCTGTTGTCAACACTTCCGCTAGGGCTGCTGCATCGCGTATACCCATGTTCAGCCCTTGTCCACCCAAGGGATGGCAACTATGTGCTGCATCACCAACCAGTGCTAGACGGGGCATAACATAGCGATCGCTCTGCATTAACTGCACTGGAAACACGTAGCGATCGCTGGTAAGGGAGAGCTTGCCCATGTGTGAACCATAGCGTAAGCTAAGTTCTGCTAGAAAAGTCTCGTCGTCCAAGCTGGCGTAGGCATTGGCTTCTGCGTGGGGAGCAGTCCACACAATTTGGCACTGGTTATTGGCTAAGGGCAAGATTGCAAAAGGGCCACTGGGCTTGAACAACTCGTAGGCTGTATGCTGCTGGGGAAATTCAGGAGCCACTCTGCAGGTAATGCAAGACTGCCAATATTTCCAACCATGGGTAGTAATGCCAGCAGCTTGGCGGAGGGGAGATTTGGCACCATCGGCGGCAATCACTAGTTTGGTGCTAATAGATCGCTGTTGGTCATTGATCGCTAAGGTAACAACTGCCTGCTCAGAGCCATAGTGCACATTGAGCACAGTAGCTGGACACAACCGAGTCACCTGCTTACAGGCGGTTAGATAGGCTTGCAGCGCAGACACAAGCACACTGTGAGTAGCTACGTAGCCAACATCATCTGTCCCTAAGTCTGAAGGCTGGAACTGCACCGCCATGGAATCTCCTGCATCGGACAGGTGAATGTACTGAAAAGCTGCACTGTTGGCAAGAATGTCATCCCAGACACCAATACGGCGAAAGATGCGACTGGATAATACGGAAATGTGATAGGCACGTC encodes:
- a CDS encoding FAD-dependent hydroxylase; the protein is RAYHISVLSSRIFRRIGVWDDILANSAAFQYIHLSDAGDSMAVQFQPSDLGTDDVGYVATHSVLVSALQAYLTACKQVTRLCPATVLNVHYGSEQAVVTLAINDQQRSISTKLVIAADGAKSPLRQAAGITTHGWKYWQSCITCRVAPEFPQQHTAYELFKPSGPFAILPLANNQCQIVWTAPHAEANAYASLDDETFLAELSLRYGSHMGKLSLTSDRYVFPVQLMQSDRYVMPRLALVGDAAHSCHPLGGQGLNMGIRDAAALAEVLTTAHQRGEDIGSLAVLKRYETWRKRENMIILGFTDLLDRVFSTTWWPIVVIRRLGIRLLNSVQPFKSFALRLMTGLTGRSPQIS